The following coding sequences lie in one Nakaseomyces glabratus chromosome K, complete sequence genomic window:
- a CDS encoding 40S ribosomal protein uS8 (CAGL0K04587g~Ortholog(s) have cytosol, nucleus localization) yields the protein MTRSSVLADALNAINNAEKTGKRQVLIRPSSKVIIKFLQVMQRHGYIGEFEYIDDHRSGKIVVQLNGRLNKCGVISPRFNVKIGDIEKWTANLLPARQFGYVILTTSAGIMDHEEARRKHVSGKILGFVY from the exons ATGACTAGATCTTCTGTTTTGGCTGATGCTTTGAACGCTATTAACAACGCTGAAAAGACCGGTAAGCGTCAAGTTTTGATTAGACCTTCTTCCAAGGTTATCATCAAGTTCTTGCAAGTTATGCAAAGACATG GTTACATTGGTGAATTTGAATACATTGACGACCACAGATCTGGTAAGATTGTCGTTCAATTAAATGGTAGATTGAACAAGTGTGGTGTTATTTCTCCAAGATTCAACGTCAAGATTGGTGACATTGAAAAGTGGACTGCCAACTTGCTACCAGCTAGACAATTCGGTTACGTTATTTTGACTACTTCTGCTGGTATTATGGACCATGAAGAAGCTAGAAGAAAGCACGTTTCTGGTAAGATTTTGGGTTTCGTCTACTAA
- a CDS encoding uncharacterized protein (CAGL0K04631g~Ortholog(s) have sequence-specific DNA binding activity): MQDQPTGKTKRHFCSFCNKAFSRSEHKTRHERSHAGVKPFECQVCSHSFVRRDLLQRHIRTVHRILLLRDTGAPSQENEKDATFNVNNVDKLINSMIIVNNTVNVGNSTLDSNDTDSSNAQIGATGDHVDQTDDNNGKVTHYTFQPENGKLPQGQATDGQKVRSNSVASENRQSQRVSNGYNVKNRVKSKFLSFKQKDLTFGEHGDEAGIISIDYTNNLVLSNFSESDISMIIESVESNPNLELLLLIIHIMERKYPHAETSKRILTRVLSFTGITFIESKLIAAIQVRYSLLSQRDENLLKFYSLYQDQILEFNDFSVFNLNQWTCLSDFLNASKNQNALVIYQQFKRKFLLDKKSILMPYEILNLLDIESKKKLRNLNNLDYFTNLTYWESVLLNDNNFDLLIQLNKNYMRVFENGQQSNLYCLTSFNSKPDGKHCYNYRILSESNWLLLKLLCWNKDVNLQDSLNSVKHDICNALIPLMNTLIDSRERLFSIKNDNSKISLIIDALFFQLELFSVQLLPKTQENMEGISEFLCNESLQKLIYFWYMTITKTFGKFKTNDKRLKLIKQFINSYIKSNTLISGNKKRKLNSGSGTDSPSHEENLKRLEDDLSVILYDMWSNEYQGYHFLIDTVVKCIKDDLIEARVLQILDNDCEDVKVKLIDAALRAINNIEFAIKSSESQYVSTLKHRRGSTSKSIALPISHDKPSPSLSLQRAMDQSTTYIDKSRLSTGSTQNSNHLSTNSTPTRESFDWSGNSSSMYLTSPRVENLPRVRNSISGGMIGNGGRGFRSSNSKIVLPPINLSAIHNPSGSPTTSRGSNSTIDGGHSSYVYGNVLMSPQSSVDHNTLPNSTTNHNHNNQNTRLASMPESRPAGWGSDPTKDASGTSSTRIGIDVGTTAPNNFTYGILSGYSMGESVNMQSNAASSHVRNKNNESALEPKDKSQVHLQTPKSLDNLLKDGSYDRSRKNSLMDGNAVLSPNYQGKSAQSNDEVQKDRKIRLPPPSEILNTAST, encoded by the coding sequence atgCAAGATCAACCCACGGGGAAGACAAAAAGACACTTTTGTTCGTTTTGCAACAAGGCCTTCTCGAGGTCTGAACACAAGACGAGACACGAGAGATCACACGCAGGTGTAAAACCATTCGAGTGCCAAGTTTGTAGTCACTCCTTTGTGAGAAGAGACCTTTTACAGAGACATATCAGAACTGTGCATAGAATTTTACTGCTGAGAGATACTGGAGCGCCCAGCCAAGAGAATGAAAAGGATGCCACTTTCAATGTCAACAATGTCGATAAACTAATAAACTCTATGATAATAGTGAATAATACGGTGAATGTTGGCAACTCCACGTTAGACAGCAACGATACTGACTCCAGCAATGCTCAAATTGGTGCTACAGGCGATCATGTGGATCAAACAGATGACAACAATGGTAAAGTCACACATTATACATTCCAACCAGAAAATGGTAAACTGCCACAAGGTCAAGCAACCGATGGTCAGAAAGTCAGAAGTAATTCAGTTGCTTCTGAGAATAGGCAAAGCCAGCGGGTATCTAATGGCTACAATGTAAAAAATAGAGTCAAATCGAAGTTTCTCAGTTTCAAACAGAAAGACTTGACATTTGGTGAACACGGAGACGAAGCAGGTATTATATCCATAGATTACACGAATAACCTGGTTCTATCTAATTTTAGTGAAAGTGATATTTCAATGATCATAGAGAGTGTGGAAAGCAATCCAAATCTTGAACTCTTACTGTTAATAATTCATATTatggaaagaaaatatcCTCATGCAGAGACTTCTAAACGTATTTTAACGAGAGTATTGTCATTTACAGGAATAACATTCATTGAATCCAAGCTAATTGCCGCCATACAGGTACGTTATAGTTTACTTTCCCAAAGAGACGAGaatcttttgaaattttattcCCTGTATCAAGATCAGATATTGGAATTTAACGATTTTTCGGTATTTAACTTGAACCAATGGACATGTTTATCAGATTTTCTCAATGCCTCTAAGAATCAAAATGCTCTGGTCATTTACCAACAATTTAAACGGAAATTTTTACTCGATAAGAAATCTATTTTGATGCCTTATGAGATTCTAAATTTATTAGATATCGAGTCCAAGAAAAAGTTaagaaatttgaacaaCTTAGATTATTTTACGAATCTGACCTATTGGGAGAGTGTATTACTAAATGACAACAATTTTGACCTATTAATTCAActaaataaaaactatatgagagtatttgaaaatggtCAGCAGTCAAATTTATATTGCTTGACATCTTTCAACTCCAAGCCAGACGGTAAACATTGCTATAACTATCGTATTCTTTCAGAGTCTAATTGGCTGTTACTGAAGCTACTTTGCTGGAATAAAGATGTCAATTTACAGGATTCTTTGAATTCTGTAAAGCATGACATATGTAACGCATTAATCCCTCTAATGAATACGTTAATAGACAGCAGAGAGAgattattttcaataaaaaacGATAACTCCAAAATAAGTCTGATCATAGATGCTTTGTTTTTCCAATTGGAACTATTTTCTGTCCAATTACTCCCTAAAACGCAAGAAAATATGGAAGGAATTTCAGAGTTTTTATGTAACGAAAGCTTGCAAAAACTAATCTACTTTTGGTATATgacaataacaaaaacGTTTGGTAAATTTAAAACTAATGATAAGAGATTAAAGCTCATAAAGCAATTCATTAACTCCTACATCAAGTCCAACACACTCATCTCTGgaaataagaaaagaaaactcaACAGCGGAAGTGGCACTGATTCACCTTCTCATGAAGAGAATTTGAAGAGATTGGAAGATGATTTGTCAGTCATTCTGTATGATATGTGGTCAAATGAATATCAAGGATACCACTTTTTAATAGACACAGTAGTTAAATGCATCAAGGACGATTTGATTGAGGCTAGAGTACTACAGATTTTAGATAATGACTGTGAGGATGTAAAGGTAAAACTAATTGATGCCGCTTTAAGAGCAATTAACAATATTGAATTTGCAATAAAATCATCTGAAAGTCAATATGTATCTACATTGAAGCATCGCAGAGGATCAACATCGAAATCCATAGCGTTGCCTATCAGTCATGACAAACCCTCGCCTTCATTATCTTTGCAAAGGGCAATGGATCAGAGCACCACATATATTGATAAGAGTAGATTGTCTACAGGATCAACTCAAAATAGCAACCATTTATCGACCAACTCAACACCCACAAGGGAGAGCTTTGATTGGAGCGGCAATAGTTCAAGCATGTATTTGACATCACCAAGGGTCGAAAACTTACCGAGGGTCAGGAACAGTATTAGTGGTGGAATGATTGGTAATGGTGGTAGAGGATTTAGAAGTAGTAACTCAAAAATAGTACTTCCACCAATTAATCTGAGTGCTATTCATAATCCGAGTGGCTCACCAACTACTTCAAGAGGCTCTAATTCAACGATAGATGGTGGTCATTCATCATATGTATATGGTAATGTATTGATGTCACCTCAATCAAGTGTCGACCACAATACTTTGCCTAATTCAACCACTAACCACAATCACAACAATCAAAACACTCGTTTAGCAAGTATGCCAGAATCACGTCCTGCTGGTTGGGGCAGTGATCCTACAAAGGATGCGTCTGGAACGTCATCCACTAGGATTGGAATTGATGTCGGTACAACTGCACCAAACAATTTCACATATGGGATATTAAGTGGATACTCCATGGGTGAGAGTGTTAATATGCAAAGTAATGCTGCATCTTCACATGtgagaaacaaaaataacGAAAGTGCCCTGGAGCCCAAGGACAAAAGTCAAGTACACCTACAGACACCAAAATCCTTGGATAATTTACTGAAAGACGGCAGCTACGACCGTTCGAGAAAAAACTCTTTAATGGATGGCAATGCTGTGTTGAGTCCGAATTACCAAGGAAAGTCTGCACAGTCTAATGATGAAGTACAAAAGGATCGAAAGATCAGGCTCCCACCACCATCTGAAATACTAAATACGGCATCCACATAA
- the ART5 gene encoding Art5p (CAGL0K04653g~Ortholog(s) have ubiquitin protein ligase binding activity and cytosol localization), with protein sequence MFSLKNLDKRLYDSHGRKKRKKKLVYIDVRTNSIYKDMILIQGTPLESPPIPLSGNVVFSVSDNVKVKRIKLRLVCHYKLDFVQLVHDDMASIVKERTKILECTWANLLKNSEGETQFDFTKVHKSTKKKTGLLRGIKIWNTSDGDYSSGHHGTSASESVASSHSTGHTSSEHGKWYQAGNYEVPFQVQLPNDIPETIEGLQSGSILYNFILEIETEERNNKVDVTNKYNFYKYLRILRTLSMNHIAIQEEMMVSNTIRNMLQYQISIPSRAVSIGDESMIGLSIKLIPFEKSYYQLDKIMVGLVQEYCVKDRHDEEYVDSSTINPITIASFRDIEGIVPDTNELIDSTELKIQYEMPKNLKSITQDCDIMIGDERLGIKKQVMYVRHELSVRIKFIKLKDDNKPLEIKLRLPVLLYVSPMKKLLGRRVYFNESTGRIHFRANDYVPLFTPNTGNSTSLNQIGLNSAAGDSQGQSDVRDGSQEVPPPLYSEIDQDIVYTGDNVESQLFVESTRRDGRNRDSDEIQMETNPGSQLRHYSSNDSNGYMRNQNQPVVATQPPVDTSTPTYEEAQSATVEQRPAPTYE encoded by the coding sequence ATGTTTTCCCTTAAGAATTTGGATAAGAGGCTGTACGACTCGCATGGTaggaagaaaaggaagaagaaattggttTATATTGATGTGCGTACCAATTCGATCTACAAGGATATGATCCTTATCCAGGGAACACCTTTGGAGTCTCCTCCCATACCGTTGTCAGGGAATGTAGTTTTTAGTGTAAGCGATAATGTGAAGGTAAAGCGGATCAAGCTCCGGCTAGTATGCCACTATAAATTGGATTTTGTACAATTGGTTCATGACGACATGGCAAGTATagtgaaagaaagaactaaGATATTGGAGTGTACTTGGGCTAACCTTCTGAAAAATAGTGAGGGAGAAACACAATTTGACTTCACAAAAGTTCACAAGAGCACGAAGAAAAAAACTGGACTGCTACGTGGAATTAAAATATGGAACACTAGTGATGGAGATTATTCGAGTGGTCATCATGGGACTAGTGCTAGTGAATCTGTAGCAAGTTCGCATTCTACTGGACACACCTCAAGTGAACATGGGAAGTGGTATCAAGCAGGTAATTATGAAGTTCCGTTTCAGGTCCAACTTCCTAACGATATTCCAGAAACTATCGAGGGTTTGCAAAGTGGTAGCATTCTTTACAATTTTATCCTGGAAATAGAGACAGAggaaagaaataataaagtTGATGTGACGAATAAGTACAATTTCTACAAATATCTCAGGATTTTGAGAACATTGTCTATGAATCATATTGCAATACAGGAAGAAATGATGGTTAGTAATACTATAAGGAATATGTTACAATACCAAATCAGCATACCAAGTAGGGCTGTATCGATTGGCGACGAAAGTATGATAGGACTATCGATCAAGCTAATTCCGTTTGAGAAAAGTTATTATCAATTAGATAAAATAATGGTTGGTCTGGTACAGGAATATTGTGTTAAGGACAGACATGATGAGGAATACGTAGATAGTAGTACGATCAACCCTATAACAATAGCATCGTTTAGGGACATAGAAGGTATTGTACCTGATACAAACGAGTTAATAGATTCTACAGAATTGAAGATACAATATGAGATGCCCAAGAATCTTAAATCAATCACGCAGGACTGTGATATAATGATAGGTGATGAACGGTTAGGGATTAAGAAGCAAGTAATGTATGTGAGACATGAACTTAGTGTTCGTATCAAGTTCATCAAACTGaaagatgataataaaCCACTTGAGATAAAACTACGGCTACCAGTTTTACTATATGTTTCGCCtatgaagaaattgctTGGAAGAAGAGTCTATTTCAATGAGTCGACTGGTAGAATACATTTCAGGGCCAATGATTATGTGCCACTGTTCACCCCAAATACCGGCAACAGCACCTCTTTAAATCAAATTGGTCTGAATAGCGCAGCAGGCGACAGCCAAGGACAATCAGACGTACGCGATGGTAGCCAGGAGGTACCGCCCCCGCTCTATTCGGAGATAGACCAGGATATTGTATATACGGGTGATAATGTAGAGTCCCAATTATTCGTTGAGAGCACGCGTCGAGACGGGCGTAACCGGGATAGTGATGAAATCCAGATGGAAACTAACCCTGGGTCGCAATTACGACACTATAGTTCAAATGATTCGAATGGGTACAtgagaaatcaaaatcaacCGGTAGTCGCTACTCAACCACCAGTGGACACGTCTACACCAACGTATGAAGAGGCACAAAGTGCAACTGTTGAGCAGAGGCCTGCCCCTACATACGAGTAG
- a CDS encoding allantoate permease family MFS transporter (CAGL0K04609g~Has domain(s) with predicted role in transmembrane transport and integral component of membrane localization): MGIKWKKFIPHLRVLPEDLEGDVSSDNNSSIEEHIHHDDSKSIDDDKYHESHVVYAVDTSSNNANGKSSLPINSAHGSVKLQKGIPYELRDEANKSRWKFFDEYEYRLNKEYRKSRKWYEFLYPNHISQSKAERRLLYKLDIIVALYFLIVNWSRSVDSSNYTNAYVSHMKEDLHFKGNDYIYTSTIANVGSIVFQLPFIYILPRFPAHYVLPIMDFGWSWFTFACYRAKSLPELRAYRFILSSFGAAYYPVAQYLMGCWYAPDEISSRVCLFFCGQLLGSVTSGLLQARIFKSLNGVHGLAGWRWMFLIDAIAISIPTAILGFFVIPGIPSKCYSLFLTDEEIRIARARNKRNQIVDGVDRSKLPHIWSWKVWKKVFFTPTFWVLVIFDLCSWNNMTAYSGSYTLWLKSNTSYSIEKVNNLSVLPACLGFAFVFFCAFGSDLFRNKWPFMVFSQCMNCISCAILIKWDVASSTKWFAFLITYFSVAASPCLWSFINDFLRHDPQVKAITWIAIYSISQSTYAWIPTLTWKTVDAPRFKTGYIASLIFSAIYGLWTFVVLFFYKRNEKKNALGNGIILYNSSKGESPPTFVETDMVLKNGYYYVKEDCE; the protein is encoded by the coding sequence atGGGAATCAAGTGGAAGAAATTCATCCCTCACTTGAGAGTATTACCTGAAGATCTTGAAGGTGATGTCTCAAGTGACAACAATAGTTCTATTGAGGAACACATTCATCATGATGATTCAAAATCgattgatgatgataaatATCATGAATCTCATGTGGTCTATGCTGTTGATACTTCTTCTAACAACGCAAACGGGAAGTCGTCTTTACCAATTAACTCAGCCCATGGCTCTGTTAAACTACAAAAGGGTATTCCATATGAACTCAGAGATGAGGCTAACAAGTCTCGCTGGAAGTTTTTTGATGAATATGAATACAGATTGAACAAAGAGTATAGAAAGTCAAGAAAGTGGTATGAGTTTCTATATCCAAATCATATCTCTCAAAGCAAAGCAGAGAGGAGGTTACTTTACAAGCTTGACATCATTGTTGCATTGTATTTCTTAATCGTTAATTGGTCAAGATCTGTTGACAGCAGTAACTACACCAACGCTTATGTGTCTCACATGAAGGAGGATCTTCATTTCAAGGGTAATGATTACATTTATACGTCTACAATTGCTAATGTTGGGTCCATTGTGTTTCAATTGCCGTTCATTTATATTCTACCAAGATTTCCAGCCCATTATGTCTTGCCAATTATGGACTTCGGTTGGTCGTGGTTCACATTTGCCTGCTATAGGGCCAAATCATTACCTGAGCTGAGAGCATACAGGTTTATCTTAAGTTCTTTTGGTGCTGCGTACTATCCCGTTGCACAATATCTTATGGGTTGTTGGTATGCCCCTGATGAAATCAGTTCAAGagtttgtttatttttctgTGGGCAATTGTTAGGTAGTGTTACCTCCGGTTTACTCCAGGCCAGAATTTTCAAGAGTTTAAATGGGGTACATGGATTGGCTGGATGGAGATGGATGTTTTTAATTGATGCTATTGCTATCTCCATTCCAACTGCCATTTTGGGATTTTTTGTGATTCCTGGTATCCCCTCAAAATGCTACTCTCTGTTCCTGACAGATGAGGAAATAAGAATTGCTAGAGCTAGAAATAAGAGGAACCAAATTGTTGATGGTGTCGATAGGTCAAAGCTTCCTCATATTTGGTCCTGGAAAGTGTGgaaaaaagtttttttcACACCAACATTTTGGGTACTAGTCATCTTTGATCTTTGCTCTTGGAACAATATGACAGCATACAGTGGATCCTACACATTATGGCTAAAATCCAATACAAGCTATTCTATTGAAAAAGTTAATAATTTATCTGTGTTGCCGGCATGTCTCGGTTTTgcatttgttttcttctgtgCCTTTGGTTCAGATCTTTTCAGGAACAAATGGCCATTTATGGTATTTTCACAATGCATGAACTGTATATCATGTGCAATTTTAATTAAGTGGGATGTTGCTAGTTCGACAAAATGGTTTGCTTTCTTGATCACATACTTTAGTGTTGCTGCATCGCCATGTTTATGGTCATTTATTAATGATTTCTTGAGACATGACCCACAAGTTAAGGCAATTACCTGGATtgcaatatattcaatttcTCAATCTACCTATGCCTGGATTCCGACACTTACTTGGAAGACAGTAGACGCCCCAAGATTCAAGACAGGTTATATCGCTAGTTTAATATTCAGTGCAATTTATGGTCTGTGGACATTTGTTGTGTTATTTTTCTACAAACGCAATGAGAAAAAGAACGCTTTAGGTAATGGTATTATCCTTTACAACAGTTCTAAGGGGGAAAGTCCTCCAACATTTGTGGAAACCGATATGGTTTTGAAGAATGGTTACTACTATGTCAAAGAAGACTGTGAATAA